The stretch of DNA CgaataataaatttgaaaactctaataaaatttaaaattatattcatTAGCGAATGAGATCTAATAAAACTATAACATACTTGAAAGGACCGTTGTGCATAAACTTAtaggaaaataatatattgagtGTGTATAAAAAGTTTAGTGTTGTGCTAAAGTGTTGACAACACCAGCACACAACACGGCAGCGAAAATTAACAGTTAATAagtgttgcgtgttttcttgaatgctcgcaagcgcacgatgtcaagttatagtaaaatgtaattCTGAgcacaagtgtcgatcccacgaggagtttGTATAAAActatatatcaatgcttgtaattaaaatagtcaagactttatctagaaaaatcaataacCAGATTGGTTTGCTTAaccgaattaattgaaaacaaatgAGTAATCCAATCACCGAATTGAAGAATAACAATTaaagaaaatatctagagaaatgatttcaccaagtttccacGAAAATTATTCcaagttaaatttatattcctgaattccaattatttaatggccaagaacacttaattattttatttcctctttcccaagtgacgaataaattgcatcaatcaaacttcgattcaattattcctaataaaatctaattttaattgataaatacaaatgatgttcttacctaagcctcgctaaagttatacgccttccgaacgatataaacattcaacgatgtgtctctaatgatctataatcctagtccctctcccgagttatagaattaatcaaacaacaaacaatttatggccagtaaattgcagtgaaataaacacagagaaacacaattaaatataaaatggaattcaatcatataaaataaccacgtcaaattatcgtatccacaaagctacatcattctctagactgcagaattagttcatcacgaaatccaagAGAAAACAAGACCATTCGTAGTTCTAGACATCGCTACACAATGAAATAAAGAAGCGAATGAAAAtataacaaatccgaagtgtcgtttTCGTCCCCAGATCCGttgttcttcgtatttgtgactGTTCTTCGCACTCCGAATCTTCATCTCATGTATGCGCTCCGATTTCTCGTGTCTTACTCCAATGAGGGCTGAATCCTTTTTTCTGACCTAAGAGTCGCGCATTTATACAATTCTGGACGCACGGCGCGTGCGGTGGCGCATGATCTCACGCGGTTGCGCGTGTTGTTCTGTCGTGTGGCTTGCTGCTGCGCGCGCGCGGTCGCACGAGTTGTGGTGCTGCCGCGCGCTCCTTTTGGGAGTTCATGTTCTTCTGTGCGTGCGAGGTCGCGCATGATGTTGCGCGGTGGCGCGCAAGCTACTGGTCCTCGCCTATGCTCCTGCGCGCGCGGTTGCTGACTTGCGTGTAtgtgcgcgcggctgcgcgtgaagtggcgcggccgcgcgcgcacCTCTGTCCGTGGGTGTGCTCTCGGCTGCGCACTACTCTGTTTTCCTAGTCCACTTGGTTTCGTGTCCactattttctccattcctgaaatgccaacaaaaacaaaccaaaaacgcataattatGTGTCCTGATTACTTGTTTCGTGTCCACTATTTTGATCGACACAAAATGATTAACTAGGAACATCGAATTACTTGTTTCGTGTCCACTATTTTGATCGACACAAAATGATTAACCACTTAACTAGTATTGGTTGGTGTAACCTGATTACTTGTTTCGTGTCCACTATTTTTATCGACACAAAACGATTAACTACTCGAACCGCCTCCTTGGAGTCAGAATAGATACAAACAGAAGAAACTCCCACCTGTAGACAAAGATCCATACCACAACGAATAGCCAAAATTTCAGCTGCAAGGACACTACCTGGATTACATATGATAAGAGCATGGGCACCTATTGTTACTTCTCGTGAATCTCTAATTATCGCTCCAACACTGAGTTTATTACGCCTGGTATCAAACCCCGCATCAACATCTAGTCGAAATAAGTCAGGGAGAGGCGGCTTCCATAAATGATCTGCTGAGATTTGTGAAGCACTCACAGATATAGCACACTTTAATCTAGAGTTGCGAACCGAATCTAGAAATGCATAAACCCAATCCACTCTAAATTTCATGCTCTTACCCTTAGTATCGTGCTTACGAATACAAGTTTCACGCCAAATCGCCCAGCAAAGTGTCACAAACAATTCGAATTCCTCTTGGTTAAATCTCTTTGACACATATAAAGCACAATCAAGAAAGAAAGCATCACGATGTTTTTTCAGACAGTACCAAAATGAAGTATTTTTCCAAACATCCTTAATAGCCAAACAGAAAAGAAGACAATGACTAGTAGATGCATAATGAAAATTGCACATCGAGCATGACCCATGGGTTGGAATATGATGAGAGAGCAAATTAACATCAGTCGGAATAATGTCTCTGGAAGCTTTCCACATAAATATACGAACTTTCGGTGGTAATCTGAGTTTCCAAATCTTCCGCCACCAAGTGCCAAGAGGCTGCCGAGAATTAAAAGGTGGAGTTTCCCAGCTTCCAGTCTCCAAATAGTACCCATCTTTAACCGAATAATTTCCATTCTTGCTCCCAGACCAAAATCGTATATCATCACAGCCCTGTCGGTGAAGCGGAATATTGAGGATAGCATCAATCTCACGTATAGGAAAGCATTGCCTAACCATAGACTCGTTCCATGTCCTCGTTCCAGAAATAAAGTGCGACACTCGAAGTTGATTGTCTCTAGAATGATGTAAACTGCTATGAAAGGATGGAATTGTCGGGATCCAAGGGTCTGCAAATGCCCGAATACTCTGACCATTCCCTACTCGCCAACACAACCCCCTCTGAATAATTTCTCTACTCCACAACATCGATCGCCAAACATATGATGGATTTGAGCCCACTCCTGCCTGCATAATatctgaatttttaaaatatctgcCTTTGAGAACTCGGGCCACCAAAGAATTGGGTGACTGAATGACTCTCCAAATTTGTTTTGTTAACAAGGATTTGTTGAAAGCTACCAAACTTCGAAAGCCCAAACCTCCCACACTCTTGGGTTTACATAAATTTTTCCAATTCATCCAATGCATGCCCTTGTTACCACTAGCATCTTTCCACCAAAATCATGCACAAATTTGTTCCAGTGCCTTACAAATAGAAACATGTATTTTGAAGCATGACATCGCATAGGAAGGAATAATTTGCAAAATTGATTTTATAAGCACCTCCCTTCCCCCTGTAGAATAAAGTCGATTGCTCCAGGATTTAATTTTTTGCTCAACCCGTTCTCTCAAATAACCAAATTGTAATCGTTTCTTGCGCACTGAGAATGTCGGTAGTCCCAAATAAATATCATGGCCGTGCACCATCGGTACATCCATAACATCCATAATATCAGTTTTTGTGTGTGAACATGTGCTTGGACTAAAAGTAAGAGCAGATTTATCAAAATTTACCACTTGGCCGGATGCTTTCTCATACAGATTAAGACAGTTCCAAACTTGTATATTGTCCTCACGAGTCGCCTTGAAGAATATCAGACTATCATCTGCCAAAAATAAATGAGAGATTATAGGACATGTATTTGCAATTCTAACTCCCCGGATCAAATTTCGTTCCACTGCCTTAGCGAAGAGGTGTGACAATCCTTGAGCACATAACACAAATAAATATGGAGAAAGGGGATCCCCTTGTCTCAAACCCCTGGATGGTTTGAGCATACCAAATATAGAGTGATTAATACGGAAAGAGTAAGTCACAGAAGTCACACATCTCATGATTAGCTTGACCCATTGTTCTGCAAACCCCAATTTAATCATCATATTCTGCAAGAAAATCCATTCTACCATATCGTAAGCTTTGCTCATATCTAGTTTGAGAGCTGCATAACCTGTCTTAGCCTTTCGGTTGGAACGAATCCAATGCATACATTCAAAGCCCACAATAacattatcaagaataagtcTACCGGGAATGAACGCACTTTGAAAATGATCAATTACCTTATCCAAGACAGGTCTGAATCTATTTGTGATAGCTCGAGACAAGATTTTATAACATGTATTGCACAGGCTGATAGGTCGAAAATCCTTTAATGACAGCGGTTCTTGAATTCTTGGGATAAGAGTAATAAGTGTGGCATTCCAATCAAAAAGATCTTTCTGCTCATTGAGAATAAGCAAAGTAGCCTGAGTGACGTCATTACCGATCAGTGGCCAAAACTTTTGATAAAAGAGGGCTGTGAATCCATCAAGCCCTGGAGCCTTAGAAGGATGCATATCGAAAACTGCTCTACGAACTTCATCAGCTGTGAAAGGTGCACAAAGAGTTTCATTCATTTTGTCTCTTATGACTGGTTCGGAACAATCCAGCAGTTTTGCAATATCCTCAGAAGATGGATTGGAAGATTTGAAAAGATTGCGAAAATAATCTTCAGTAATATTTTTCAAGTCTTTAAAATCAGAACACCAATCTCCATTCTTGTTCAGTAATCCCTTAATAAGATTTCTCCTTTTACGCTTAGATGCTGAAGCATGAAAGAATTTAGTGTTGCGATCACCAGACTTGAACTAATTAACCCGAGCACGTTGATTCCAATGTAGTTCTTCCTGGTCAGAGAGTCTTTCAATCCTTCTCTCCATCTCGTCGATACGGTCATGATTATTTTGAATGTGGTCAGAAGTTATTAAACTATCCAGCTCCTTATGCAGCTCACGTAATGTTCGGCCAATATGATCAAATTTAGTCCCTGCCCAAGAAGTAAGTGTCCTGCTGCATCTGTAGAGTCGCTGAGGTAGAGAATAATCTCCCTGAGAGCCTTCCCAATTATTAGTAACAATGGTTGTAAAATCCTCTtccaaaaaccacttgtgctcaAAATTAAAACGCTTCGGGGAAATGTGTAAATTAAATGATGAAACCGGTCTCAATTGTACTGCAACTGGTCTATGGTCAGAACCGAAGAAACCTAAGTTCTCCAATACTGCCTCAGGGAATGTTGAATGCCACCCATAATTACAGATATACCGATCAAGCCGTGCGAAAATCAAGGCATCACCCTTTCGTCTGTTACACCAAGTGAATCTGTCTCCACGAGCTAGAATATCACATAATCCACAATCATCAAGAGTATTTGAAAATTCAGTCATCTGGGCATTAGCCCTCAACATACCCCCAAATTTTTCTGAATCAAACAAGATTTCATTAAAGTCTCCTCCAACTAACCAAGGTAGGGAGCTAAGCTCATGAATTCCTGCCAGCCTCCTAATTAGTTGCCATGATTGAGTACGCATTGATGTAACAGGGTTCCCATAAAAACCTATAAACCTCCACTGTGTCGAACCCTCTTTAACCAGACAATCAATATATCCTGCGGAAAAAGATTGAATGGAAACAGATAGAGGGGCACGCCACAATAATATCAAACCTCCCTTACGACGTGAGCTATGAACTATAAATAAGCCTTCAGATTGAAGCCAACTTGACCACCATCGACATTGTGAAGTGGTTAATTTAGTTTCTgaaatgaaaaataaagatgAGTCTCTTATGGCAATGAGCCTTTTTAATTCACGGATTGCACGTTGGTTCCCAAGCCCCCGTGCATTCCATACCAAGCAATTCATTGGGAGTGGTGGGGCTGCACCGCAGCCTCCGCCAGACTACTAGTATTGTTCAAACCTGAATCCATAACAGTGCGTGGACGTTTCGAAACTTCAAGAGTCTCATGTGGGAGCATCACGCGTTTTCCTTTATCCAGAGGTGTCAAATTTTCAGAGCTCCCTAGGTTGGTATTTGAATTTGCCCTGGCCATGCGTTTCCATTTTTTCTTTTGTACACTTAGGATGACTTGCATGTCAATAGTTAACAATGTTTCCCGTACAGAACATATCCCACCCATTTTCTCAGTTGCAGTATTAGTAGACATATCATATTTTTGGGGCTGATTCGGTAGTAATACCACTAAATTATCATCCGTCTCACTTTTCTCCCTTGAAGATTCTGTTCCAATAGGAGGAAAATTTGTTGGAGTCGGAATCGTGAGTGCATTTATTTCATCTGAATGCGGGTAATCTGCCGAAGGAGAACCATTACTAGTATTAGATTTAGATCTAGGATAATTGGCTTTCCTCTCCCCTGAGATCGAAGAAGCTCGAAGCCAATTGCCAAATGGGAGATTAGAGCTATCCTCTGTATGTGCTTCACAATCTCTCTGGACATGCCCAAGTTTACCACAATTATAGCAGAAGTTAGGTAGTTTTTCATATAGAAGGATGATACAAATATCCTCTTGTTCTTGCTCGGATCGAACCGAAAGGCATTGACGCAGAGGTTCGTTGATATCTAAAGAGACACGGATACGATCATATCTACCAGTGCAACTTCCTTCATCCCCTTCATCCCCTTCATCCACCTCCATCACCGTTC from Primulina tabacum isolate GXHZ01 chromosome 3, ASM2559414v2, whole genome shotgun sequence encodes:
- the LOC142538372 gene encoding uncharacterized protein LOC142538372, whose translation is MDPEEIARCVRSMQISSNNKKDPIVLPEDLASIGKNRLDSCLVCKIFSSKAVNRETFRVQMPRILQAKKPIQIEVIGENIFLFHFASLIDRGHSILDGPWSFFKDMVIFDGEIQADNTQQRRLQKAVDLVFEEISVWVQCHNVPLVFMQSAILRNLGSKLGTVMEVDEGDEGDEGSCTGRYDRIRVSLDINEPLRQCLSVRSEQEQEDICIILLYEKLPNFCYNCGKLGHVQRDCEAHTEDSSNLPFGNWLRASSISGERKANYPRSKSNTSNGSPSADYPHSDEINALTIPTPTNFPPIGTESSREKSETDDNLVVLLPNQPQKYDMSTNTATEKMGGICSVRETLLTIDMQVILSVQKKKWKRMARANSNTNLGSSENLTPLDKGKRVMLPHETLEVSKRPRTVMDSGYIDCLVKEGSTQWRFIGFYGNPVTSMRTQSWQLIRRLAGIHELSSLPWLVGGDFNEILFDSEKFGGMLRANAQMTEFSNTLDDCGLCDILARGDRFTWCNRRKGDALIFARLDRYICNYGWHSTFPEAVLENLGFFGSDHRPVAVQLRPVSSFNLHISPKRFNFEHKWFLEEDFTTIVTNNWEGSQGDYSLPQRLYRCSRTLTSWAGTKFDHIGRTLRELHKELDSLITSDHIQNNHDRIDEMERRIERLSDQEELHWNQPSKRKRRNLIKGLLNKNGDWCSDFKDLKNITEDYFRNLFKSSNPSSEDIAKLLDCSEPVIRDKMNETLCAPFTADEVRRAVFDMHPSKAPGLDGFTALFYQKFWPLIGNDVTQATLLILNEQKDLFDWNATLITLIPRIQEPLSLKDFRPISLCNTCYKILSRAITNRFRPVLDKVIDHFQSAFIPGRLILDNVIVGFECMHWIRSNRKAKTGYAALKLDMSKAYDMVEWIFLQNMMIKLGFAEQWVKLIMRCVTSVTYSFRINHSIFGMLKPSRGLRQGDPLSPYLFVLCAQGLSHLFAKAVERNLIRGVRIANTCPIISHLFLADDSLIFFKATREDNIQVWNCLNLYEKASGQVVNFDKSALTFSPSTCSHTKTDIMDVMDVPMVHGHDIYLGLPTFSVRKKRLQFGYLRERVEQKIKSWSNRLYSTGGREAGVGSNPSYVWRSMLWSREIIQRGLCWRVGNGQSIRAFADPWIPTIPSFHSSLHHSRDNQLRVSHFISGTRTWNESMVRQCFPIREIDAILNIPLHRQGCDDIRFWSGSKNGNYSVKDGYYLETGSWETPPFNSRQPLGTWWRKIWKLRLPPKVRIFMWKASRDIIPTDVNLLSHHIPTHGSCSMCNFHYASTSHCLLFCLAIKDVWKNTSFWYCLKKHRDAFFLDCALYVSKRFNQEEFELFVTLCWAIWRETCIRKHDTKGKSMKFRVDWVYAFLDSVRNSRLKCAISVSASQISADHLWKPPLPDLFRLDVDAGFDTRRNKLSVGAIIRDSREVTIGAHALIICNPGSVLAAEILAIRCGMDLCLQVGVSSVCIYSDSKEAVRVVNRFVSIKIVDTKQVIRNGENSGHETKWTRKTE